Below is a window of Paenibacillus bovis DNA.
TAAATTCATTCAGTGTCTGATCCAGCTGCTGAGACTTGACCAGTACACGGTGATCCGAGAATCCGTATTGTTCTACCAGATAATGAAGTTCTTCACGCTCCTGTTCAATCCTTTTTAGGCATCCGATCATGTCCACCTGTCATCCCTTCCTCTGATTCCATAGTCTTCTTTTATATTCATCTTATTTATTGGTTTGAAGTTACCGTTAGCTTCATAAGGGTACATCCTACTCTTGGTAAAGCTGCGCTTAACGACCAGCTGCCAGCAATTTTGCGGTAAAGACGACTATTATTTATATCGGCGGACAGGCTTTCAAAATTTGTATTATTTTTATGTATAATCCCATATTTATGTAAAAAAACAGACAGCAACCTTTCTCAGTATCATACTGTTGAGAAAAGTTGCTGTCTGAATGACTGTCAGCAGAGAGCAAAAGGGTGTAGAAGTACATCTATTGCTTCATTTTGACAATGATTATTCGTCTGCTTGACCCTGAATAAGCTCAGGATATACTGCTGTAATCACAGCATATCCAATATGCTACTTCTTTACTCGGTAACTGTACCATATACGAGTGTTGGTGCATCAGCATGATCAGCGATGCGGATATTCTCGTACAGCATAGCCATTACATCGTCCACATTCTCGCGGTTGGAGTGGATCGTTACGAGAGATTCGCCAGCTTTGACGGAGTCGCCTACTTTTTTGTTCAGCATCAGGCCTACAGCCAGATCGATTTCGGATTCTTTGGTTGCGCGCCCTGCGCCGAGCAGCATTGCTGCTGTACCGATCTCATCAGCTACCAGTTCAGCTACCACACCATCCTGCTTGGCAGGTACTTCGATATGGAATTTCGCTTGTGGCAGACGTTCCGGATGATCCACGACAGAGGCATCGCCGCCCTGATTAGCCAGGAACAGTTTGAATTTCTCCAGCGCTTTACCGTTGGCAATGACTTCTCTCAGTTTTTGCTCTGCTTCTTCCAGGGAACTTGCTTTGTTTGCCAGGAAGACCATTTGGCTGCCCAGTGCGAAGCACAGTTCTTCCAGATCTTTAGGACCTTGTCCTTTGAGTGTATCGATTGCTTCCTGGATCTCCAGGGAGTTACCGATCGCCAGACCCAGCGGCTGGCTCATGTCGGAGATAACCGCCATTGTTTTACGGCCTACGTTGTTACCGATGCTTACCATAGCATGTGCCAGTTCTTTGGCATCTTCCGGTGTTTTCATAAATGCGCCTGCGCCTGTTTTAACATCCAGTACAATTGCGTCTGCACCAGCAGCGATTTTCTTGCTCATGATGGAGCTTGCGATCAGCGGAATCGAGTTGACTGTAGCTGTTACGTCACGCAGTGCATACAGCTTTTTGTCGGCAGGCGTCAGGTTACCGCTTTGTCCGATAACAGCGATTTTGCTTTCATTCACCAGCTTGATGAATTCGTCTTTGGTAATCTCCACGTGGAAACCTTCAACTGCTTCCAGCTTGTCGATCGTACCGCCGGTATGTCCTAGACCGCGTCCGGACATTTTGGCTACAGGGATATCCAGAGCTGCTACGAGTGGAGCGAGTACCAGAGTCGTTGTATCGCCTACACCGCCTGTAGAGTGCTTGTCGACTTTGACACCTTCGATAGCGGACAGATCAATCGTCTCACCGGAGTTCACCATAGCCATCGTCAGATCTGCACGTTCACGCTCGGTCATATCCTGGAAGAATACAGCCATGTTAAACGCACTCATCTGATAATCCGGCACATCTCCGTTGGTATATCCTTCAACAATAAAGTTGATTTCTTCTGTAGTCAGTTCTTTACCATCGCGTTTTTTCTCAATCAGGTCTACCATTCTCATCGTTAAATCTCCTCACTTATAATGAAATATTTGACATGAACCTAACATCCTGGGAAACAGCGGCAGAGCATCCAACCGCTAATCGGGTTAGGATCAGATGCTGCTGTGCTGTATGCAATTCGGGAAATGCTGGTTTATGCTCTTCGAGAGTGATCTTGCTGCAATCTTCTCGTCCTCATGGAGCCACCATTTCCCGGCTATTTTTGTTTCTTACTGAATGCTTGCTCTCTTATTTTTGAAAAGAGATCGCTGCATCCAGAGCGACTTCCATCATCTCGTTGAAAGTGGTTTGTCTTTCTTCGGATGTGGTTTCTTCGCCTGTCAGCAGATGGTCACTTACTGTCAGGATCGTCAGAGCGTTTACACCGAACTTGGCAGCCAGTGTGTACAGCGCGCTCGTCTCCATCTCTACACCAAGTACGCCATATTCCATCAGACGGCCTGTGATCGTTTTGTCGTCACGGTAGAAGGAGTCCGAGCTGAAGATGTTACCTACATGCAGATTCAGACCCTTTTCCACACCGCGATCATAAGCTGCTTTGAGCAGTGGGAAGCTGGCAACCGGTGCAAAGTTGTATCCACCGAAGATGTGGTTATTCATGCTGGAATCGGTGCTTGCCGCTTGAGCGATGATTACATCGCGCACTTTGACATTCTCCTGCATACCGCCACATGTACCTACACGGATCAGGTTCTTCACGCCGTACTCGCTGATCAGCTCGTTTGCGTAGATGCTGATCGATGGCAGACCCATACCTGTGCCTTGTACAGAAATGCGTTGTTCTTTGTACGTACCGGTGAAGCCGAGCATACCGCGTACTTCGTTATAGCAAGTTACATCTTCCAGATACGTATCGGCGATGTATTTGGCGCGCAGGGGATCTCCCGGCAGCAGGATTGTTTCGGCGATGTCGCCTGGTTTTGCAGCAATATGAACACTCATTTGTGTATACCTCCAAAGTAAAATTAGTGTCATGGTTGTGCTACAGCGCTCCGTAAATGGATCGGCGTCGTGTCTCTGTTAAAAATGAATATCCTGAATGACTGCCTTCAGCAGTCGATATTCATTCTTAAAGGAGACTCTCCGTCCGTTCCATTCACTTCGCTAGGAGCACCCTGACTACTTTTACAAAAGTCATTAATCACAATTCGTTAAACCCGAAAGAAAATAAAGTTCTCTTTCAAACGACGTAGCAGTGCTAATTACTGCTTGTCTATGCCTCGATCTCTTACTTGAGATCGGACAGGAAGCTCTCGCCGTATTCAGGCATTTTGACGCCAAAGTTCTCGGCTACGGTTGCAGCGATATCGGCGAAAGTTTTGCGTAGTGGAAGTTCTTTGCCACCATTTGCAAAACGTTTGGAGTAGACGAGCAGCGGCACGTATTCACGGGTATGATCGGTTCCGGTGTAGGTTGGATCGTTGCCGTGATCGGCGGTGATGATCAGCAGATCATCTTCTTCCATTTTCTCGAATACTTCTGGCAGACGTGCATCGTATTCTTCCAGTGCGTCCGCATAGCCTTTTGGATCGCGGCGATGACCGAACAGGGCGTCAAAGTCGACCAGGTTCAGGAAGCTCATGCCATGGAAGGGCTTGGACAATACATTTACCAGCTGATCCATGCCATCCATATTGGATTTGGTACGGATCGACTCGGTTACGCCTTCGCCGTCGTAGATATCGGAGATCTTGCCGATTGCGATAACATCCAGTCCTGCATCCTGCATAGCATTCATCGTCGTCGGTCCGAATGGCTTCAGGGCGTAGTCATGACGGTTGGATGTACGGGTGAACTTCCCTACTTCACCGACAAATGGACGTGCAATAATGCGGCCTAGCATGTACGGATCATCCAGTGTAATCTCGCGGCAGAATTCGCAAATCTCATACAGTTCCTTGAGTGGAACCACATCTTCGTGCGCAGCGATCTGCAGTACGGAATCCGCAGAAGTATAAATGATCAGCGCGCCGGTCTTCACATGTTCTTCGCCCAGCTCGTCGATAATCTCGGTACCGCTGGCTGGCTTGTTGCCAATCACTTTGCGGCCTGTTTTCTCCTCGATGCGCTGAATCAGCTCATCCGGGAATCCATCAGGGAATACGCGGAACGGTGTATCGATATACAGTCCCATGATCTCCCAGTGACCTGTCATGGTATCTTTACCGCGGGAAGCTTCCTGCATTTTGGTGTAGTAAGCGAGCGGTTGCTCTGCTACCGGAACGCCTTCAATTTCGCTAATATTGGACAATCCCAATTTCGCCATGTTCGGCATATTCAGTCCGCCGTTCTCACGAGCGATATGTCCGAATGTATCGACATCAACGTCGCCGAATTCTGCAGCATCCGGTGCTTCACCGATACCTACTGAATCCATTACTACCAAGTGTACGCGTTTGAATGGTGTCATCGTTTATTACTCCTTTCAAAATAGACAGCTTGTTGAATCATACGCCATTTCATACAGGATATAACACCCTGTAGTCATGCTCAAACAGCAGGGCTGCCCGAGAAGTACGATTCAACAAGCTGATAAGCTGTAAAATTGTGCAAAGGACTATTTTACAACAGATAAGTTACGATTGGAAATACTCTTTCTTACAGGAACAGACCGGCAATGATCGCAGACAATACGCTGACCATGGTCGCGCCGTACAGCAGCTTCAGACCGAACTTGGCTACTTCGTTACCTTTCTTCTCGTTCAGGCCTTTGACCGCACCGGAAATGATACCGATCGAAGAGAAGTTAGCAAAGGATACCAGGAATACGGATACGATACCGATCGTACGTGCGCTCAGCTCGGTATGTTTACCCAGATCCAGCATCGCTACGAATTCGTTGGATACCAGCTTGGTCGCCATCAGACTACCTGCGGTAACCGCTTCGCTCCAAGGTACACCCATGATGAATGCAAACGGTGCAAATACATAACCCAGCAATTCCTGGAACGTGATATGGAAGATCAGATCGAACAGTCCATTGATCATCGCGATCAAGGCTACAAAACCGATCAGCATCGCAGCTACCGTAATAGCAACTTTGAAGCCGTCCATGATGTACTCGCCCAGCATTTCGAAGAAGCTTTGTTTCTCTTCTTCCTGTACTTCCAGTATATCTTCTTCCGGCGTTACACGATACGGATTAATGAGTGACGCAATGATGAAACCACCGAACAGGTTGAGTACAAGTGCTGTTACTACATAACGCGGCTGCAGCATGACCATGTAGGAACCTACGATGGACATCGATACAGTCGACATCGCAGAAGCACACAGCGTATACAGGCGGTGCTTCGGCAGCATACCGATTTGTTTTTTCACAGAAATGAATACTTCAGATTGTCCCAGAATCGCGGATGCTACCGCGTTATAGGATTCCAGCTTGCCCATACCGTTGATCTTGCTCAGTACCAGACCGATGTAACGAATAATGAACGGCAGAATTTTGAAATACTGCAGAATACCGATCAGTGCAGAGATGAATACGATTGGCATCAGAACGCTGATAAAGAACGGCGTGGAGCCTTCCTTGTAGGCAAAACCGCCAAATACAAAGTCCGTACCCTGATGCGCATATCCGAGCAGATGATTAAATATGGTCGAGAAACCGCCGATCAACCATGCACCTGCTGTAGTGTTAAGCAGGATAAAGGCCAATATCGCCTGGAGCACAATCATGATGATGAGCGGACGATAGCGGATATTTTTCTTGTTATTGCTTGCAATATAAGTCAATCCGAATACTACGAGAATACCAATAATAGCGATAAGATATTTCATAAACGATTAGCTCCTATTCTAAGTCTGCATCCAATATGGTGCAGGAACCCGTTCATCACGGTCGATATTGTAACTTGCTGTGAAAAATTTGCGAAACACTTTCTCTACACTCATGAAGCGCTTACATTGTTTGCCAAAAGAATGAGTCCTATCTGGATTATTCTTTTGAAAATGATAGGGCCAGATGAATCATCTGGCTTGTACGGATCAAAAGCAGGTCTTACTTTTTATCCATATCTTTGGCCTGGAAATATCCCGGCAGAATCTCGGATACGCTCCACTCGGTAACATCGCCTTTGAGGTTCGTCAGATAGACGCGGGTATTCTCGTCGCTGAATTCCGCAATAACCTGGCGGCAGGCTCCACATGGAGATACCGGGCCATCTGTGTCGGCTACGATTGCAATCGCATCAATCTTGCGAATGCCTTCGGAAGCGGCTTTGAAGATCGCTGTACGTTCTGCACAGTTGGTCAGTCCGTAGGAAGCATTCTCAATATTGGCTCCACCGTACACTTTGCCGTCTGCAAGCAGCGCCGCACCAACCTGGAAGTTGGAATAAGGTACATAGGCATTCTGGCGTGCTTCAATAGCTGCCTGAATCAGTTGTTCTTTCATCGTACTAGCCTCCTTGGGCATAAAAATTGACGATAATGAAGCCGGAAAGCCAGACTGCCGGAAGGTTGCCACTTGGATGAATGGTCAAGGTGTACTGCAACCTCCGACAGTCTCTCTGTCCTGTGTAATTCCTGATTCCATGTCAGTGTTCCCTATTTGGCAAAGGAACAACCGACCTGGAAAGGTACTGTGAATTAGTAATCCGAAGTGGCTTGGCCACCTTCCATGATTTTCACACCGGAGCTTGCGCCGATACGTGTTGCGCCGGCTGCAACCATCTGGTTCAGGTCTTCCAGGCTGCGTACGCCGCCGGAAGCTTTGACACCTACGTCAGGTCCTACCGTTTTGCGCATCAGGGCGATATCTTCTGCTGTTGCTCCACCAGTGGAGAATCCAGTCGATGTCTTCACAAAGTCTGCTCCAGCTTGAACAGACAGTTCGGAAGCGCGAACTTTCTCTTCATCGGTCAGCAGGCAAGTCTCGATGATTACTTTCACCAGTGCTTTGCCTTTGGCAGCATTCACAACCGCCTGGATATCACGCAGTACCAGATCGTTGTCGCCGTCTTTGAGAGCGCCGATGTTGATAACCATGTCGACTTCGGTTGCACCGTTCTCGATCGCGTTAGCTGCTTCAAAAGCTTTTACTTCCGGAGTGTTCGCTCCCAGAGGGAATCCGATAACCGTACATACATCCACTCCGCTGCCTTTGAGCTGCTCTGCGCAGTAAGCTACCCAAGTAGGGTTTACACAGACAGAAGCAAACTGGTATTTTCTCGCTTCATCTGTCAGTTTGGTGATTTCCGCCTTTGTTGCGTCCGCTTTCAACAATGTATGGTCAATAAGTTTGGCCAAATTCATATGTGTATCGCTCCTTTAAACTATTCATAATTTCATACGCTTGTTATTACCCTGGATAACAAATTACATGCTGTGTATATGGCAAATCTGTTGTAATCCTTGTTTGCATTAACATCATAGCACTGGTATGAACAAATGTAAAACAGTTTTTGAAAGTTTGTTCAGAGACGGACGAACATTCGTCAGAAGGGGAAAACTATTGTATGATAGCACAAAATTCGTGGATTGGCATGTGAATTTTTCGTGAGGGGTTTGTGGATGGTTTGTGAGTTGTTAA
It encodes the following:
- a CDS encoding pyrimidine-nucleoside phosphorylase, whose amino-acid sequence is MRMVDLIEKKRDGKELTTEEINFIVEGYTNGDVPDYQMSAFNMAVFFQDMTERERADLTMAMVNSGETIDLSAIEGVKVDKHSTGGVGDTTTLVLAPLVAALDIPVAKMSGRGLGHTGGTIDKLEAVEGFHVEITKDEFIKLVNESKIAVIGQSGNLTPADKKLYALRDVTATVNSIPLIASSIMSKKIAAGADAIVLDVKTGAGAFMKTPEDAKELAHAMVSIGNNVGRKTMAVISDMSQPLGLAIGNSLEIQEAIDTLKGQGPKDLEELCFALGSQMVFLANKASSLEEAEQKLREVIANGKALEKFKLFLANQGGDASVVDHPERLPQAKFHIEVPAKQDGVVAELVADEIGTAAMLLGAGRATKESEIDLAVGLMLNKKVGDSVKAGESLVTIHSNRENVDDVMAMLYENIRIADHADAPTLVYGTVTE
- a CDS encoding cytidine deaminase, with the protein product MKEQLIQAAIEARQNAYVPYSNFQVGAALLADGKVYGGANIENASYGLTNCAERTAIFKAASEGIRKIDAIAIVADTDGPVSPCGACRQVIAEFSDENTRVYLTNLKGDVTEWSVSEILPGYFQAKDMDKK
- a CDS encoding aspartyl-phosphate phosphatase Spo0E family protein: MIGCLKRIEQEREELHYLVEQYGFSDHRVLVKSQQLDQTLNEFNRNACIYDSSKLKM
- the deoD gene encoding purine-nucleoside phosphorylase, whose amino-acid sequence is MSVHIAAKPGDIAETILLPGDPLRAKYIADTYLEDVTCYNEVRGMLGFTGTYKEQRISVQGTGMGLPSISIYANELISEYGVKNLIRVGTCGGMQENVKVRDVIIAQAASTDSSMNNHIFGGYNFAPVASFPLLKAAYDRGVEKGLNLHVGNIFSSDSFYRDDKTITGRLMEYGVLGVEMETSALYTLAAKFGVNALTILTVSDHLLTGEETTSEERQTTFNEMMEVALDAAISFQK
- a CDS encoding NupC/NupG family nucleoside CNT transporter, which codes for MKYLIAIIGILVVFGLTYIASNNKKNIRYRPLIIMIVLQAILAFILLNTTAGAWLIGGFSTIFNHLLGYAHQGTDFVFGGFAYKEGSTPFFISVLMPIVFISALIGILQYFKILPFIIRYIGLVLSKINGMGKLESYNAVASAILGQSEVFISVKKQIGMLPKHRLYTLCASAMSTVSMSIVGSYMVMLQPRYVVTALVLNLFGGFIIASLINPYRVTPEEDILEVQEEEKQSFFEMLGEYIMDGFKVAITVAAMLIGFVALIAMINGLFDLIFHITFQELLGYVFAPFAFIMGVPWSEAVTAGSLMATKLVSNEFVAMLDLGKHTELSARTIGIVSVFLVSFANFSSIGIISGAVKGLNEKKGNEVAKFGLKLLYGATMVSVLSAIIAGLFL
- the deoC gene encoding deoxyribose-phosphate aldolase; translation: MNLAKLIDHTLLKADATKAEITKLTDEARKYQFASVCVNPTWVAYCAEQLKGSGVDVCTVIGFPLGANTPEVKAFEAANAIENGATEVDMVINIGALKDGDNDLVLRDIQAVVNAAKGKALVKVIIETCLLTDEEKVRASELSVQAGADFVKTSTGFSTGGATAEDIALMRKTVGPDVGVKASGGVRSLEDLNQMVAAGATRIGASSGVKIMEGGQATSDY
- the deoB gene encoding phosphopentomutase; amino-acid sequence: MTPFKRVHLVVMDSVGIGEAPDAAEFGDVDVDTFGHIARENGGLNMPNMAKLGLSNISEIEGVPVAEQPLAYYTKMQEASRGKDTMTGHWEIMGLYIDTPFRVFPDGFPDELIQRIEEKTGRKVIGNKPASGTEIIDELGEEHVKTGALIIYTSADSVLQIAAHEDVVPLKELYEICEFCREITLDDPYMLGRIIARPFVGEVGKFTRTSNRHDYALKPFGPTTMNAMQDAGLDVIAIGKISDIYDGEGVTESIRTKSNMDGMDQLVNVLSKPFHGMSFLNLVDFDALFGHRRDPKGYADALEEYDARLPEVFEKMEEDDLLIITADHGNDPTYTGTDHTREYVPLLVYSKRFANGGKELPLRKTFADIAATVAENFGVKMPEYGESFLSDLK